A genome region from Caretta caretta isolate rCarCar2 chromosome 22, rCarCar1.hap1, whole genome shotgun sequence includes the following:
- the ZPR1 gene encoding zinc finger protein ZPR1 isoform X1: MSAIGELEPVRGGPLFRPLSAEDEEQQPDEIESLCLSCYRNGVTRLLLTKIPFFREIIVSSFTCGSCAWSNTEIQPAGRIQEQGVRYTLAVTARQDMNREVVKTDCATARIPELDFEIPAFSQKGGRSAFSLYQALTTIEGIIDRAVAGLEQDQPVRRAADKGVAGKIDEFIGKLKQLKEVDSSFTFIIDDPSGNSFVENPRAPQKDDALVVTHYRRTAQQDAMLGLETEETDENPADSVEDLRNEVLQFNTNCPECNAPANTNMKLVQIPHFKEVVIMATNCEACGHRTNEVKSGGAIEPLGTRITLHVTDPSDMTRDILKSETCSVEIPELEFELGMGALGGKFTTLEGLLKDIRDLIVKNPFTLGDSSTPSRVEKLQEFGRKVHQIMEGHMEAHFILDDPAGNSYLQNVYAPEEDPELKVEHYERTFAQNEELGLNDMRTEGYETGLTSEQ, from the exons ATGTCGGCGATCGGGGAGCTGGAGCCCGTGCGGGGCGGCCCCTTGTTCCGGCCCCTCAGCGCCGAGGACGAGGAGCAGCAGCCGGACGAGATCGAGTCCCTCTGCCTGAGCTGCTACCGCAAC GGGGTGACCCGGCTGCTGCTCACCAAGATCCCCTTCTTCAGAGAGATCATCGTCAGCTCCTTTACCTGCGGCAGCTGTGCTTGGTCCAACACCGAGATCCAGCCGGCGGGGCGGATCCAGGAGCAGGGGGTGCGCTACACCCTCGCTGTTACTGCGCGGCAG GATATGAATAGGGAAGTGGTGAAGACAGATTGTGCCACGGCTAGAATCCCAGAGCTAGACTTTGAAATTCCTGCTTTTTCTCAGAAAGGAGGTAG GTCTGCTTTCTCCCTCTATCAAGCTCTTACCACAATCGAGGGAATAATTGACAGAGCTGTCGCTGGCCTGGAGCAGGATCAGCCAGTCCGCAGG GCAGCAGACAAAGGTGTGGCAGGAAAAATAGATGAGTTTATTGGCAAACTCAAGCAGCTGAAGGAAGTGGATTCTTCTTTCACCTTT ATCATAGACGACCCCTCAGGTAATAGCTTTGTGGAGAATCCTCGTGCGCCGCAGAAAGATGATGCTCTTGTGGTTACTCATTACAGGAGGACTGCCCAGCAGGATGCTATGCTTGGCTTGGAG ACAGAGGAGACTGATGAGAACCCAGCTGACTCTGTGGAGGATCTGAGGAATGAA GTGTTGCAGTTCAACACAAACTGTCCTGAATGTAATGCCCCAGCCAACACTAACATGAAGCTAGTGC AAATTCCACACTTCAAGGAAGTGGTCATCATGGCTACAAACTGCGAGGCCTGTGGACACAGGACGAATGAG GTTAAATCTGGAGGAGCAATAGAACCGCTGGGTACCAGGATCACCCTTCATGTTACAGACCCTTCAGACATGACAAGAGATATACTAAAG TCAGAGACATGTAGCGTGGAGATTCCAGAGCTGGAGTTCGAGCTTGGCATGGGAGCGCTGGGGGGGAAATTCACCACTCTGGAGGGGCTGCTGAAAGATATCCGAGATCTG ATTGTGAAAAACCCCTTCACTCTGGGGGACAGCTCTACTCCAAGCAGAGTGGAGAAGCTTCAAGAGTTTGGCAGGAAGGTGCATCAG ATTATGGAGGGTCACATGGAGGCTCACTTCATTCTGGATGATCCTGCAGGGAACAGCTACCTTCAG AATGTCTATGCTCCAGAGGAAGATCCAGAGCTAAAAGTGGAGCACTACGAGCGCACGTTTGCACAGaatgaggagctgggcctcaatGACATGAGAACTGAGGGCTATGAAACTGGGCTGACCTCTGAGCAGTAG
- the BUD13 gene encoding BUD13 homolog, with protein MAAPGLSKAEYLRRYLGGAAAEPEGGRRKRRKKPPGSGGRGMRIVDDDVSWNSISAAQEKEEEEEDEGDLPVVAEFIDERPEEVKRMEEFRTNNKWKLLGDQNEDSQSSDLSLAAKSIASSETTKQKKIKHSSEPSPPRRGRHDSPESSPPRKQRHDSSDESPSRNQRRDSPDLSPPRRGRRDSPDLSPPRRGRRDSPDLSPPRRGRRDSPDLSPPRRGRRDSPDLSPPRRGRRDSPDLSPPRRGRRDSPDLSPPRWGRRDSVSGKKSNKTMDKSLPGGIQGERSNLRSGFPHKSSSHHKQQITPDLSPPRKNRDNSDLATSPCQRKRTGSPNGLKKQSSTRGVSPANKKPKQALSPKRRKRHDSDSSLPRKSSQDSSDSDLSPLRNSRRPGLLHRDSHSKLSPPKRNQNTSSDSDLSPPRRSQAAGKKLHSSRSSPSLLPPRRGPDSKRSFQGERGEDQRASQMLSGGKAGLVSADLLRREQQEHRRHDRNNKHLEDESQNAETVFRDKSGRKRDLTQERLEQQKKAEAKSERDELYAKWGKGLAQSRQQQQNVEDAVKEMQKPLARYIDDQDLDQMLREKEREGDPMANFIKKKKAKESKDKREKPRYNGPAPPLNRFNLWPGYRWDGVDRSNGFEQKRFARLASKKAVQELAYKWSVEDM; from the exons ATGGCGGCCCCGGGCCTGTCCAAGGCCGAGTACCTGCGGCGCTACCTGGGCGGGGCCGCGGCCGAGCCCGAGGGCGGCAGGCGCAAGCGGAGGAAGAAACCGCCGGGGAGCGGCGGCAGGGG GATGCGAATAGTGGATGATGATGTGAGCTGGAATAGCATTTCTGCTGCacaagagaaagaggaggaggaagaggatgaaggGGATCTGCCTGTG GTGGCAGAGTTTATTGATGAGCGTCCAGAAGAAGTGAAACGGATGGAAGAATTCCGGACAAACAATAAATGGAAGCTTTTAGGAG atcaGAATGAAGATTCACAAAGCTCAGACCTTTCTCTAGCTGCCAAGTCTATAGCAAG ttcagaaaccacaaaacaaaagaaaattaaacactCGTCTGAACCATCACCTCCCAGGAGAGGTCGCCATGATTCACCTGAGAGCTCTCCACCCAGGAAGCAGCGTCATGATTCTTCAGATGAGTCTCCATCCAGGAATCAGCGCCGCGACTCGCCGGACCTGTCGCCGCCCCGGCGGGGCCGCCGCGACTCGCCGGACCTGTCGCCGCCCCGGCGGGGCCGCCGCGACTCGCCGGACCTGTCGCCGCCCCGGCGGGGCCGCCGCGACTCGCCGGACCTGTCGCCGCCCCGGCGGGGCCGCCGCGACTCGCCGGACCTGTCGCCGCCCCGGCGGGGCCGCCGCGACTCGCCGGACCTGTCGCCGCCCCGGCGGGGCCGCCGCGACTCGCCGGACCTGTCGCCGCCCCGGTGGGGCCGCCGCGACTCAGTGTCagggaaaaaaagcaacaaaactaTGGACAAATCGCTACCAGGAGGAATCCAAGGAGAGCGATCTAATCTGAGATCCGGCTTCCCACACAAGTCCTCATCGCATCATAAGCAGCAGATAACTCCAGATCTTTCACCCCCCAGGAAGAACAGAGACAATTCTGACCTAGCCACATCACCATGTCAGAGAAAGAGAACTGGATCACCTAATGGGCTGAAAAAACAAAGCAGCACAAGAG GCGTTTCTCCAGCCAATAAAAAGCCTAAACAGGCTCTGTCGCCTAAAAGGCGCAAGAGGCATGActctgattcttcactgccacGGAAGAGTTCCCAGGATTCCTCTGATTCTGACCTTTCCCCCCTTCGGAACAGTCGCAGACCAGGCCTGCTACACCGTGACTCCCACTCCAAACTCTCTCCTCCCAAGAGGAATCAGAACACATCTTCGGATTCTGATTTATCTCCTCCCCGAAGGAGTCAGGCAGCTGGAAAGAAACTCCACAGTTCAAGGAGCTCTCCTAGCCTCTTGCCTCCTCGTCGAGGCCCAGATTCTAAAAGATCTTttcagggggagagaggagaggaccAGAGG GCCAGCCAGATGCTGTCTGGGGGTAAAGCTGGCTTGGTGTCAGCCGACCTGCTGCGGAGAGAACAGCAGGAGCACAGGAGACATGACAGAAATAACAAACACTTGGAAG ATGAATCCCAAAATGCTGAAACAGTCTTTCGAGACAAATCAGGCCGCAAGAGGGACCTTACGCAGGAACGACTTGAACAGCAGAAGAAGGCGGAGGCgaaatctgagagagatgagctgTATGCCAAGTGGGGCAAGGG CCTGGCTCAGagtaggcagcagcagcagaatgtgGAGGATGCAGTAAAGGAGATGCAGAAGCCATTGGCTCGTTACATTGATGACCAAGACTTGGATCAGATGCTtcgagagaaggaaagagaaggggaCCCCATGGCTAACTTCATcaaaaagaagaaagccaaagagaGCAAGGATAAGAGAG AGAAGCCCAGGTACAATGGACCAGCACCTCCCCTGAACAGGTTTAACTTATGGCCTGGGTATCGCTGGGATGGAGTGGACAG GTCCAATGGGTTTGAACAGAAGCGCTTTGCCAGGCTAGCCAGCAAGAAGGCAGTTCAGGAGCTTGCATATAAATGGAGTGTTGAGGACATGTAA
- the APOA5 gene encoding apolipoprotein A-V, whose translation MPHKAALLALLLATFSASQAEQARNGFWDYLSQLTHDKDSMAHTQSMKLDQEIKKVKESIQEGVNHMGNLLEKLAPLNRGLQPRFYQDSDSLRRLIRKELEGLRVKLSPYVDEVHQKISKNLEALRFQLTPFTEELLDQVLLKSRELQQHLTPTRDMKAQFLEGVYEVQRFVAQYANKIAFHIDQVKEVFHPYAARLVTEIHRNMEELHRNVTPHTKVSPEKFNQYIQELSEKLTQNARDLHQKIQRNLNHLKEQLRLYPSGLREHIAGTTVDPNWAVDPYMEGLAQEVQQRIEEFRRDTFLQIDDFTRTIDRETEEIKFKLSPLSSYSEEFQDSSAPLEDLHVRLDSLWKDISQSLNEKSSDLQ comes from the exons ATGCCTCACAAAGCTGCACTTCTGGCTTTGCTCCTGGCCACCTTCTCAG CTTCTCAGGCTGAACAGGCGAGGAATGGGTTCTGGGATTACCTCAGCCAGCTCACTCACGACAAGGACAGCATGGCACATACCCAGAGCATGAAGCTGGACCAAGAGATCAA AAAAGTGAAAGAAAGTATCCAAGAAGGAGTCAACCACATGGGAAatctccttgagaaactggcCCCACTTAACAGAGGACTTCAGCCACGGTTCTACCAAGACTCCGACAGCCTGCGAAGGCTCATCAGGAAGGAGCTGGAAGGCCTGAGGGTGAAACTGTCTCCTTATGTGGATGAGGTGCACCAGAAAATCAGCAAGAACCTGGAAGCACTTCGCTTCCAGCTGACCCCATTCACTGAAGAGCTCCTGGACCAGGTCTTGCTGAAATctagggagctccagcagcacctCACCCCAACTCGAGACATGAAGGCCCAGTTCCTGGAAGGCGTATATGAAGTTCAGAGGTTTGTGGCTCAGTATGCCAATAAAATAGCCTTTCATATTGACCAAGTGAAGGAGGTCTTCCATCCGTATGCTGCCAGACTGGTGACTGAGATCCACCGCAACATGGAAGAGCTCCATAGAAACGTCACCCCACACACCAAAGTCAGCCCAGAGAAATTCAATCAGTACATCCAGGAGCTCTCTGAGAAGCTGACCCAGAATGCCAGGGATCTCCACCAGAAGATCCAGAGGAATCTGAACCACCTTAAGGAGCAGCTGCGCCTTTACCCCAGTGGCCTCAGGGAGCACATTGCTGGCACTACTGTAGACCCTAACTGGGCTGTGGACCCCTACATGGAGGGCCTGGCTCAAGAAGTGCAGCAGAGAATCGAGGAGTTCAGAAGGGACACGTTCCTCCAGATAGATGACTTCACCAGGACCATTGACCGGGAGACAGAAGAAATTAAGTTCAAACTGTCTCCACTGTCCTCATACTCAGAGGAGTTTCAGGACAGCTCTGCACCTCTGGAGGATTTACATGTCCGGCTTGACTCTCTGTGGAAGGATATTTCCCAGAGTTTAAATGAGAAAAGCAGCGATTTACAATGA
- the ZPR1 gene encoding zinc finger protein ZPR1 isoform X2 encodes MSAIGELEPVRGGPLFRPLSAEDEEQQPDEIESLCLSCYRNGVTRLLLTKIPFFREIIVSSFTCGSCAWSNTEIQPAGRIQEQGVRYTLAVTARQDMNREVVKTDCATARIPELDFEIPAFSQKGALTTIEGIIDRAVAGLEQDQPVRRAADKGVAGKIDEFIGKLKQLKEVDSSFTFIIDDPSGNSFVENPRAPQKDDALVVTHYRRTAQQDAMLGLETEETDENPADSVEDLRNEVLQFNTNCPECNAPANTNMKLVQIPHFKEVVIMATNCEACGHRTNEVKSGGAIEPLGTRITLHVTDPSDMTRDILKSETCSVEIPELEFELGMGALGGKFTTLEGLLKDIRDLIVKNPFTLGDSSTPSRVEKLQEFGRKVHQIMEGHMEAHFILDDPAGNSYLQNVYAPEEDPELKVEHYERTFAQNEELGLNDMRTEGYETGLTSEQ; translated from the exons ATGTCGGCGATCGGGGAGCTGGAGCCCGTGCGGGGCGGCCCCTTGTTCCGGCCCCTCAGCGCCGAGGACGAGGAGCAGCAGCCGGACGAGATCGAGTCCCTCTGCCTGAGCTGCTACCGCAAC GGGGTGACCCGGCTGCTGCTCACCAAGATCCCCTTCTTCAGAGAGATCATCGTCAGCTCCTTTACCTGCGGCAGCTGTGCTTGGTCCAACACCGAGATCCAGCCGGCGGGGCGGATCCAGGAGCAGGGGGTGCGCTACACCCTCGCTGTTACTGCGCGGCAG GATATGAATAGGGAAGTGGTGAAGACAGATTGTGCCACGGCTAGAATCCCAGAGCTAGACTTTGAAATTCCTGCTTTTTCTCAGAAAGGAG CTCTTACCACAATCGAGGGAATAATTGACAGAGCTGTCGCTGGCCTGGAGCAGGATCAGCCAGTCCGCAGG GCAGCAGACAAAGGTGTGGCAGGAAAAATAGATGAGTTTATTGGCAAACTCAAGCAGCTGAAGGAAGTGGATTCTTCTTTCACCTTT ATCATAGACGACCCCTCAGGTAATAGCTTTGTGGAGAATCCTCGTGCGCCGCAGAAAGATGATGCTCTTGTGGTTACTCATTACAGGAGGACTGCCCAGCAGGATGCTATGCTTGGCTTGGAG ACAGAGGAGACTGATGAGAACCCAGCTGACTCTGTGGAGGATCTGAGGAATGAA GTGTTGCAGTTCAACACAAACTGTCCTGAATGTAATGCCCCAGCCAACACTAACATGAAGCTAGTGC AAATTCCACACTTCAAGGAAGTGGTCATCATGGCTACAAACTGCGAGGCCTGTGGACACAGGACGAATGAG GTTAAATCTGGAGGAGCAATAGAACCGCTGGGTACCAGGATCACCCTTCATGTTACAGACCCTTCAGACATGACAAGAGATATACTAAAG TCAGAGACATGTAGCGTGGAGATTCCAGAGCTGGAGTTCGAGCTTGGCATGGGAGCGCTGGGGGGGAAATTCACCACTCTGGAGGGGCTGCTGAAAGATATCCGAGATCTG ATTGTGAAAAACCCCTTCACTCTGGGGGACAGCTCTACTCCAAGCAGAGTGGAGAAGCTTCAAGAGTTTGGCAGGAAGGTGCATCAG ATTATGGAGGGTCACATGGAGGCTCACTTCATTCTGGATGATCCTGCAGGGAACAGCTACCTTCAG AATGTCTATGCTCCAGAGGAAGATCCAGAGCTAAAAGTGGAGCACTACGAGCGCACGTTTGCACAGaatgaggagctgggcctcaatGACATGAGAACTGAGGGCTATGAAACTGGGCTGACCTCTGAGCAGTAG